The region AtaacatatagtcacattcaaaataaaaaacattcaataaaaatataaaacattaaaaaattgacattaataatttcatatattgataattggtattaacattaaaataaagtcaaacattCATATACGTTCAATTCGATTaaatcaaaaactataaaataaaatagccaaacattcatattatgtgttatttggaattcttacatagAAGAAGAAGCTGAAATTCTTACACAGAAGAAGGTGAGCAATTACACTACAATGTGAGAGCTTTATTAAAAACCTTCATTATTTTTGTTAACCGGTTGTGGAACATACTTTCCTCTTTCTACCAATATGGCAATGTACTTTATTTTTTACCcataataacaatgtagtttcaTTCTTTTTACCTATATAACAGCATTTATTGAGCATAATAGCATCAATAATTTAACTCGAAACTTAAATATACTTTTAGCATCTCTTAATCCGTTCCTTTTTTTTAGATTTATCCTTTTTAATCCGTTACTAATAGACTATAACTCAGATCAACACAAAAGACGTTTTGTCTATAAAAAAAAGTATTCCCAGATTTCGACATGAATTAGCAAAGTAAAGGGAAATATAAGCTGCCTTTAACCTtctattaaaatataacattacatacaAAATCATCAAGAATTAGGCCTTAAAAGACACATCTTTTGTTTTCTCTTATTTTGCCTACATAATTGTAGTTCCACCATATGACATGAGAGATGCAGCTGCTGCTGCAGCTGTTGGAACAACTCCTGTTGAAACACCAGGTTTTGACAAATGCAGcaacctgaaaaaaaaaattatataacaaaTTCATCACCAAtaaataattttatcttttaacatttataaaaaaacaataaaaccACCAAAACCAATTATCTCACATCTTTCATGGTTTTCAAGATTCCAACTATGGgaatttctttttgacttaatgcaaAGTAAATCAGGGAAATGAGGATTTTCCCACTAAGTCCTACCATTTTATGAATTTGCCCTCGTTtaattttgatcacttaatggaaaaattaaaaaagaaaagacTTACGGAGCAAGATATTCACAAAATGATGAGACTGAAGCTGCAACTTCACTGTAATTTTCAGCTGAAGCAGGTGCAGTGACTTCCACTAATTGAATGCCAGGTGTCACAGGAACAGCCTCATCAGTGGCATGTAATTTTAGCATCTTATTAACAGATGAAACTGTAACAGCTATTTGAGCACCCCTTTGAAAATGGAAAGCAAATCCTACTCTCAACAGCTCATGATCTAATTTATAACCCAATAAGTAAAACAATCGAAGCACATTTTTGCTCACTTTGCTTTCCACCATTGTCCTCACAAGAACTGATATTTGATCAGCACCTGCACCCCTCATTGAACCCCCCACATGTCTAACAGtcctataataaataaaaaaatcccatttttgtaACTATGAAAAAGTttataaaaaaggaaattttttaagttttttttatttattaccaAGTGGGCTCAGGCTGCTCAAGATCACATAAAAGTCGAACCTCTGATGCTTCAGAACCTATATGATTGATTGATTATGAACATTGAAATGAGAAGTGGAATAATATGTAATCTTTGGCATACTTATGAGGTCAAGATTTAaagaaatgtaaaaaaaaaaggtCTTTTTTTGTTACATACAAACCGACCTAGATTGGGGCCACTTTTAAGGCATAATTCATGAATCCTTAAGCGTTCCCTGTGAACACCACAGAGGCCTTGAAGAAGAATCTCAAGGGCTTCAACATGCTGCAAAAGAAAATCCATGTGTGAAAATattatctttttttctttttcttttcaagAGTTTGTGGAAaaatcattatcacaaaaaatagtCACAGTTACAGATATATTGATGGATATACACCTCTCCTTGCTCTTTGACATTGTTGTTCCTTGGAACAATGAAGTTACTGAATTAATTTATGTTTAGGAAAATATACCTCTAACATAGAAAAGTTGAATTCTTTACAATAAAAAGTGTCAACAGAACATGTATATTGAAGGAAATGAAATCAAGAAGAATCATTTCTATAATTCTATTTCTATAATTCTATTTAATCATTTTCACATTCAACAGTTCAGTGGGCATTGAACTCCAAATTCATTGTATGCTAACTTGGCATTCCACCTCAATTGTGGATTTAGGTAAGGAATATCAAAGGCTCATATTACGCCAATGTGGTACTGCTTAATAAGCACGGTTACGGTTAAATATATGAGGGTAGTTGGATAAAGAATTTCGATCGTTATTGtagttcaagagaagaatgtatAATCAGGTGTTATTTGCATAAACAATAATAACCTGTGTTTCTATGATTCCTTGAACCACGCACTCCATTGGCACTTTGCTTCAACAGGTATACCAGTTTAGTTTACCTGTAAAATTGATTGAAAGAAGATAAAATTTTAGCCTCCGCATAGGTCGATTTCATGTGTCAATACGTTAAAATACCAGCGGAACGAGGTGACGTTCCGGAATTTCGATTCCCAAAATTGGGATCAGAGAATTCATTTCATATACAGAACCAAACAAATTCCCAATTCCAAATCTTGAATTCTACGATTCCAGTCACTATTAATAAAGCGGAATATACTTACCTGAAACGATGGAGGGGTTAAATTCTGCAGTTTGATTGGTGCTGCTGAGAGAATAA is a window of Lactuca sativa cultivar Salinas chromosome 1, Lsat_Salinas_v11, whole genome shotgun sequence DNA encoding:
- the LOC111876245 gene encoding mediator of RNA polymerase II transcription subunit 18 translates to MECVVQGIIETQHVEALEILLQGLCGVHRERLRIHELCLKSGPNLGSEASEVRLLCDLEQPEPTWTVRHVGGSMRGAGADQISVLVRTMVESKVSKNVLRLFYLLGYKLDHELLRVGFAFHFQRGAQIAVTVSSVNKMLKLHATDEAVPVTPGIQLVEVTAPASAENYSEVAASVSSFCEYLAPLLHLSKPGVSTGVVPTAAAAAASLMSYGGTTIM